TGGGTTTTATGGGAATTTTATCTGTTTTTGGATTATATAAAGCAGGTGCTGACATGCTTGATCTATTATTTTTGATAATAATACTGCTTTTGACAGCCGCTTTTGAGGCAGGATATATAACAGGCGGAGAAAAGCTCAAAAAACAGCATCAGGAAATAGAAAGCGAGATAAGATTTTTTAATAGTTTATAATTAAGGATACAAATGAGAATTATTAGCGGAAAATATAAAGGACGAAAGCTGATTTCGCCAAAGGATCAAAATATTCGTCCTACTTCAGATAGAGCAAAAGAAGCGTTTTTTGATATTATTCAGAATGATATTTTTAATTCTAAGTTTTTAGATTTGTTTGCAGGCAGCGGTGCAATAGGTATTGAAGCCATAAGCCGGGGAGCAAAATCAACTTTTTGTGATCAAAATGCTCAGTCTATAAAACTTCTAAAAGATAATCTCAATCTTATAAAAGAGTTTGCAGATATTTATAATTGTGATGCTTTAGAATGTATAAGGCGATTACATTTAAAGAATGAAAAGTTTGATTTTATATATATTGATCCTCCTTATATGAGCAATATAGAAACAGAAGTATTGCAAACATTAATAAAATATCCTATAATGAATAAAAATGCAAAAATTGTAATAGAACACAAAGCTGATAAAGAATTATTAATTCCTCAGCAAAATTATATCGTTAACGATATAAGAAAATATGGAATTGCAAAACTTACTTTTTTGAGTTTTTTGGAGAAAGAATGAACGCGGTATTTGCAGGAACATTTGACCCTTTTACTTTAGGACATCTTGATATAGCCCAACGGGCAGCCAAAATTTATGATAATGTCTTGATTGCCATAGCCAAAAGCGATGAGAAACATTGTATGTTTGACTTGAAAAAACGTGAAGAAATAGTACGGGCTTCACTTGTTTCGATAAAAAATGTTCAAGTCTATACTTTTGATGGATTGCTTACCGATTTTTGTAAAGAACACAATGTCAAGATTTTGGTAAGAGGACTAAGAACAGTTAATGATTTTGAATATGAACGGTCATTGGCATTTGTTTATAAAGATCTTGATCCAGAAATTGAAAGCGTGTTTTTTATAAATAATCCAAAATATTCTCATATTCATAGTAGCTTAATTAGACAGCTGATAAATCAGCATGCTGATATTTCTACTATGGTGCATAAAGATGCAGAAAAACTTATATATGAT
This DNA window, taken from Clostridia bacterium, encodes the following:
- the coaD gene encoding pantetheine-phosphate adenylyltransferase codes for the protein MNAVFAGTFDPFTLGHLDIAQRAAKIYDNVLIAIAKSDEKHCMFDLKKREEIVRASLVSIKNVQVYTFDGLLTDFCKEHNVKILVRGLRTVNDFEYERSLAFVYKDLDPEIESVFFINNPKYSHIHSSLIRQLINQHADISTMVHKDAEKLIYDKRGI
- the rsmD gene encoding 16S rRNA (guanine(966)-N(2))-methyltransferase RsmD, which encodes MRIISGKYKGRKLISPKDQNIRPTSDRAKEAFFDIIQNDIFNSKFLDLFAGSGAIGIEAISRGAKSTFCDQNAQSIKLLKDNLNLIKEFADIYNCDALECIRRLHLKNEKFDFIYIDPPYMSNIETEVLQTLIKYPIMNKNAKIVIEHKADKELLIPQQNYIVNDIRKYGIAKLTFLSFLEKE